ATTCTGCTTGTCATCATCATTGAGAAGAGTCTCCACAAGCCCATGTACTATTTCCTCTCCATGCTGTCAACCGTTGATCTCTGTCTGACCATCTCAACTCTTCCCACTGTGCTTGGGGTTCTCTGGTTTCACACTCGGGAGATTAGCTTGAAAGCTTGCCTCATTCAAATGTTCTTTGTGCATGGCTTCTCCATCCTGGAGTCCTCAGTGCTGGTAGCCATGGCCTTTGACCGCTTTATGGCTATCTGTAACCCACTGAAGTATGCCATTGTCTTCACAGACATGATAATCTTGCTGATTGGACTGGTCATCTGCCTGCGGCAAGTTGTTTTCACCTTTCCCATGGTTCTAGCCTTGAAGAACGTATCTTTCCATGCAGGCAAAGAGCTTTCCCACCCATTCTGCTACCACCCAGATATGATCAAATACACATATTCCAACCCCTGGATCAGCAATTTTTTGGGCATGTTTCTGCAGCTCTACCTGACTGGCACGGGCTTActgttcattcttttctcctACGTTCTGATTCTTCGAACCATCTTGAGCATCGTGGCCCCTAAGAAGCAACAAAAAGCTCTCAGCACTTGTGTCTGTCACATCTGTGCTGTCACTGTTTTCTATGTGCCAATGATCAGCCTGCCCTTTACATACTGCCTTCTCAGCTCCACCCCAAGAGTGGTCTGTAGCATTCTGGCCAATGTTTACTTGCTCTTACCATCTGTACTGAACCCTATCATTTATAGCTTGAAGACCAAGATGATCCGCCAGGCTATTCTCCAGCTGCTCCAGTTTAAAGGCTCACAGGGCCCCAGTGTGAGAGGTCTTAGAGGATGGTGGGATTGAAGGggagataaattatatttaagcAGGAAAGGAATTTGGGTCTGTGCCATCCTCAGGCATTTTGGTTACTAAGGCAGTTTCGATTAAATCATTGGAACAGAAAGAGGAGAATACATTTCCCCTAAACTTattgaagagttaaaaaaaaaatcaaaaccaaaaactaaactAACAAAAACACTACAGTTCAAAACCAAATTAATTGTGTGTGCCCctcaaacatttaaaacaattacaTGGAACTCCTGTGcacattaaaaacacaataagatggagtgcctgggtggctcagtgggttaaagcctctgccttctgctcgggtcatgatctcagggtcctgggatcgagccccgcattgggctctctgctcagcaggaagcctgcttccctctctctctctctgcctgcctctctgcgtgcttgtgatatctgtctgtcaaataaataaataaaatcttaaaaaaaaaacccacggtAAGATCATTTTATTCTAGTTGAATAATTTAATTATCTTCTTAAAATGGTAATTCTTAGACCAAAAATAAATGGGTATAGTTTTATAGtcatttatagttttctttaatAGTCATTTTATAGTTGTATGTCTGCatttagaagacaaaaaaattttatttatttatttatttatttatttatttatttatttatttctgtggttAAATTTCCCAGGGGacatcccagatttttttttttttcttaagctagtAAATGAAAGAGTTATGTGTGTGCAAAGACATGCACATTgcaatttgtaatttaaaactcTAGGAAATTCTTGCACACTAGTTTCAGTTCCTGAAGTCACCTCCAGGGAGCCCATCTCCTTGCAGATGCACTCCCTGAACCTCTATCCTTTCTTGAACCCTTTTTCTCCTTAGCAAACATGAAACTGTCACAGAACGAATTGCTACTTGTTATACTTCCAGTGAGTCCAATATCTAAAGTCACATATTGCCTTTCGTTATTTTTCCTATTGCCTAGATATTCTAATTTTATGCCTAGTTCTGATTCTGATTCTACAGCCCCTCTTTTGTGTCAGCTCTGCCTCAggacagcactttttttttctatttgccatTGTTTCTTGGGTAGTTAATTTTTTACATAGCTATTGGGCTTCTCAACCTTTTGGTGCACTTGTCATTGTAGAATTGCACAGTGACTTTGACGCTTCTTTGTAGGAAATCTTTGGATTACCTTTcttaacagtatttgttttgCCAAGAAGTAACCTCATTATAGAGTTGATGGGATGTTGGGGAATTTTCCCGCTTTCTTTCACATGGAGTTATGAAACTTTGTTCCACTCAGGATAATTCCTATCTGAGCACAGGAGACCAAGCCCATATTCTGATCTAAGCCACTTGTCTCCTCTCCACGTATCAACTTCTTACTCCTGGCAGACAGGGAATACCACTTCCAAACTCTGGTGTTTTTGCTCGGCCTTCTGTTCAGCTCAGCACTGACAATTCTGTGATTTTACTTTACCCAAACCAAGAAATACCAGTCTCTGACCCTGGAATCAACCTGTGGCAGAGTAGACATGCAGGACCACCCCCTACTCTAGCCATCCAGACTTTTCCTTGTAAGTTCTTACCAATACCAATAGCTcttcaattgctttttttttttttttaaagattttatttatttatttatttgacagatcacaagtaggcagagaggcaggcagagagagagaggaggaagcaggcttcttgctgagcagagagcccgatgcggggctcgatcccataaccctgggatcatgacctgagccgaaggcagaggctccaacccactgagccacccaggcaccgcttcAATTGCTTTTTTGAAGACCTTTCTAAAAGTTAATAACTCCATTTATaattcatgaatttaaaaacatctggaaaaacttttttttttttttaattcctaaatttGAGGCCAAAACTTATTGGCAGCGAAAGTTAACATAAACTGACTCAAATGTATTTATGGTCATTATTTATTATACATTGGGTGAACATCTGTACATTTCACTTCAGAAATATAGCTGTGCTTGAATATAGAGCAATGCCTCCAGGGATGTAGGGCCTTTTTAGagtatagaaaattataaattccaagagttttagcTGAACAGTTGTAGAAATGTGTAAGCATTCTTCCAGTTTCATGATGGTCAATATTTAAGGCAGTCTACTGCATGTGTGTTCATCTTTTATTATTCCAAAAGCGCTTTTCATATCTGGCTCAAAAGGCAACTCACCTGCTCCATACCAAAAATGCTTTTATCAGTGTTCTTCATCctgttagggtacggagtcgaccacccctcaattagacagagaacactctcgataatgcaagtcacatatagaggtttatttccagcttgctggggtccaagtatccgtCCGGCGTagcgggtttcaacaaggaccctgAGCattcaaagccaagggtttatatagcattttcaaggcacttcttCATGGCTACATACATCTCTTGCaccccactttgacagtttaactttgtttaactttttgCCACCCCGGTGTCACCCTGgcggttaagtgagatttaggtttagaactTTCACCTtaactacatttccttctgcctcagcctcccacagttttgtggtggggagggcgaccttTGGCCTGGAGGCactgagccatttgtctctggaaattgggccattgaagagatggcctttttgttgtaaatcaccaggacatttgcaaaccaagggaggCTCCTGTCTTGCaagattgtgatctctgcaagttaactatttgtttttctttaacatttggtcCCTGTGGCACCACCACCTAACCaccctggtggtatatgattaagttgttttttcaggttttagctactttctcttgTCTCAAGTTATGTGCGCCctgtgggctggttagggacgctcagtaaaatggcttcccggccttcaggatggccattcttatgctaacccactcttacagtgcaaggtgccggcttttgctttgccaagatggctgtacttatatCAGGGCTAGAcccgaggtgggtacagccttgtttttcttggcctccacacctggagctggtttctgggacttgtttttaagtcccctgggggaaggggagcagggactgtttaagggttaaacaacaaagttattgtttaacttcaatggaagcctctggctaaaatagaaatataaaataggtccttacagtccCCATAACAATTGTTACTAGGACATGAATTTGTCAaggaatgtatttaatatatttggaGGTTGTTCTGATTATAAATATCATGTCTGATTATAAATGTCCAATTATAAATGTATAAGTATACACacctatatatataatatataattaaaattttgtgattGATAAGAAAAATCATTCATAATCTAGTGAGAGATTTTATGATATATAactgaatcttttttaaataaccaacATATGTGCAcagacatacttttaaaaaaagatttatttatttatttgagagagagcatatgcagggggcaggggcagagggaagaggagagggaatcctcaagcagactccccattgagcatggagtccaactcagagcttgatcccaggaccctgagatcatgaacagagctgaaatcaatagttgactgctcaactgagccaccaagtcaTCCctgcatacacatacattttaaacTAGGATAGAAGTATATACTCAAATGTATATCTTATGTGCTTgatattatttatcatttcctGTTAATAATATATCAGATTTTTATATTAGACTTTGTATTAGACTTTACTTCCACTAAGAAGCACTCTCCTTTGATTCTTCACTAAAATAGACAAGTTACCAgtcttttatttgctttcttttatgtGTACTTAAGCTTACCATATGTTACTCAgtgaatttaattatttacttggTCTCCCCACCACCAGACGGTAAACCCCTTAATAGCACGTCTAAAGTTaagtttcatttaatccttaataTCTAATACAACACTTAGGAAATGCCACTTAGTTGTTGATGCTATGTTGTGTAGgtgaataatatttaatattatttgtatatCATGGTTTATGTTATTTATTACTTAATATTTCAGTACTTTACAACATTTTTATCATAGAAAATAATCCTtgatatacattataaataagtATTTGATCACACCTCTGATTCTGTTCTTAGATTCCTAGAATGTGAAttattaaatttagaaagaagcaaaataataattaatctGGTGTACTGTATAAGGTTGTAGGCTCTGGAAATGTACTGTCCGGATTTAGATTCAAGCTTCTAACACTTTatagttctgtttttttggaaaaattgttTCACTTCTCAGAGCTTTAGCTTCTTAATCCATGAAACAGGAGGAAGTAATAAAATCTAACTTCCCATGTTCTTGCAAAAGTTAACTGAGTTTATACAAATAAGTATGTCTGGTACCTAGCGAATGTCAGATTATACAGTATGttaattaacataaataaaaacttgaaaaaaattatctttgtacttaattcttaatttatcttagtttatttttgtgtgtaataAAAGATCACACGCAAATATGGTTTCTAAAGTAGGTCGTAATTTTTTCTGCCACTAttatttgaatctattttcgATAAGGTTTTGATATTCCTTAATTATATACTATTTTCATATCATTTAGAGTATATTGCAGTGtgtttattcttctttgttcttcccaTTGATTTGTTGAGCAAACTacacactattttattttttaagattttatttatttatttgacagagagggtgattacaaataggcagagaggcaggtaggcagagagagagaggggaagcaggctccatgctgagcagagagcccaatctcaatcctaggaccctgaagtcatgacctgagccgaagtcagaggcttaacccactgagtcacccaggcgcccctataattttaCAGCTGGTTAATAAATTTTGCTCTCTTAGGAAACTTTTTTACAGTtgctatttatgtttttcttatattCCCAGTTGACACTTAAAAATCTcttcttagaaatattttggtACATTCTAAATGAAATGTCACTGGAACCATGGTTGGAAATGCATTAAACCTCTCTTATAATTGAGGAAAACAGATTATAGCCTATTCACTCTTatccagaaaaacatttttttttgaagattttatttatttatttgatggagagagacaaagcaagagagggaacacaagcaaggagagtgggagagggagaaataggcctTCCACCAAgtagggaacccaacatggggtttgatcccaggaccctgggatcatgacctgagtggaaggcagatgcttaatgactgagctacccaggtgccccaccacttATTCATACCTTATGACTTGAGCACTTTCTGTCTTGTAAAGATCCAAATTTCTGTGTTGAGAGCAAATACTAAGGAATGGAGGATAGATattcttccttgtttctcttaTGACAACCTATTCGCATTTTCTCATCCCTAAACAGGATATGAACCATTTCTCAGGGCAGcttctttgatttaaaatttatagtgGCTCCTGACTGATTTTTGcaacagtttgtttgtttgttttgttttgttttttatcattctAGATGTTCTGTGTGCTTGTAATTTATTATCATATTCTGAGTTgtcaaaggtttttgtttgtttgtttgtttgtttttttggtatgtgtgcctgtgtgttcTTTTTATCTAAACAAGTTGGGAGATGTGTCAGACTACTATCCAGATGTCATTTATATACAGTGTATAAGTCTGGAGATAGGCCAACAAATTTGATGTATGCAGTTTctttaaggaaaggaaataagtAAGAAAGACAGACAGGTGAACTAATAACATAACTGGAAACAACCTGGGAGGAAGCCCATAACTTTGTCTTGACTAAACTATGGGCATCTAGACAGGGTCAGCTATTGAACAATAAGAACTCAGGTAAACTCACCTGGAgacataaaatgtatatgaatatttattcatcagagaacATCTTCTTCAAAATGGTTCtttggaacaaataatactaattattttttagttCAACTGAGGCAATAAAACATTGAAATTGATTACCAAAATTGATTTTTCCCCAATCCTAAGTACAAACTTTTAAAGGGTTTTGGTTGActtattctaaattttatgttttaaatctttGTCTTCTATGAAGTACTCACCAATAAAAGGcaaacaggaaacaaataaattttacagAGTATACTGAGATAGCCAATCTACTTTagttgactatttaaaaaaaatgaaaccatatatgtatgaataccattttatattgtttaatatatgttcattttctgctagtttaaaatttttctagcttctttagtgTTATTGCATATATCATAGTTCAAAATACTAAGTGCTTAAACAAGCATGAGAGCCATTATTTTAAAGTAGTAAAGAatgtcagtgttttaaaaatgactgaaCTACTAGCTTTTCTGTCTCCTACCAAGAGCAGACTGATCTCTCTGTTCTCCTTTTAGTAACTATAATTTCTTGGAAACCTGTTGTAATATGGAGAAAAAATCTGGTCTGTCTTAAAGAATATTATGAGAGATCTTattgtcatattcttttttaagattttatttatttatttgacagagacacagtgaaagtTGGAACGCAAGAAGGGGGAATGAGAAATCAAGAATTTGCATTAAATAGACTGAAGACCCCTCAACAAATATATGTCTGAAGGCTGCCTGAAAGAAAATTTGTAAATGGATTGGGCTAACATCCTTTAACTTACACTTCCTCTAGTATACATTTTctgtaagagagcacaagctctACTCCCTTGTGTATTTATCCCGGTGCTGTAATAAATAGTGTAATTAAAATTCCAAATCAGTATATTGattcatgattttaataatttgcaaaacttttctctctctgtcaaataaataagtaaaaatacttaaaatatagtATTGCAAAATCTATTCCATACTTACCTGTCAATGCCCATGTGAGTCCCAGGCTTATAGATCTCAGTGCTCAGCCTATATGTTGTAGTGATTATATGAATGATCAAGGAAGGTAAGAATAAATATCCATAATACTttgcttagaaatattttattctcctATCTTGGCTGAccttttcttaccttttcccaTACCTTCATTTTAGACCTAGTTTTCCCCAAACCTTCTCACGGAtttgctgtgtcttcacacagTATACAATGGGGTTCATCAGAGGTGGTACTAGCAAGAAAATGTCAGCAATGAGGACCATGGCCACTGGGTACTTGTGCTTGCCAAAACGGTGCATGGAGGCCAAAGCAATGATGGGCACATAGAAGATGAGCACAGCACAGATGTGGGAGACACAGGTGTTGAGGGCCTTGAGCCTCTCCTTATGAGATCCAATGCCCATCACAGTCTTCGGGATGAATATGTAGGACACAGCAATGAACACACTGTCTGACATCATACAGAGGGCAACGAAGAAGCCATAGAAAAAGTTGACTGTGTTGTTAGAGCAGGCCAGCTTCATGACATCCTGGTGCAGACAATAAGAGTGAGAAAGTAGGCTTCTCCTACGATATGTCAGTTTTTTGATAGTGAAAGGAAATGGGAGCACTAAGAGCATGCTTTTAACGAGAAACACCAGGCCCATTTTGGCAACTCTGGCATTGGTGAGGATAGAGCTGTATCTCAGAGGGTTGCGTATGGCCAAAAAACGGTCAAAAGACATGACCAAGAGCACTGAAGACTCCATATCTGTGAATCcatggataaagaattcttgagcAAAGCAGGCATTTGGGGAAATTCCTGTAGCACTGAAAACAAAGATCCTCAGCATAGTACGGAGGGATGAGAGGGAGAGGCCCAGGTCAGAGACAGCTAGCATGGAGAGGAAGTAGCACATGGGGGCATGGAGTGAAGGCTCTGTCCTGATAACAAAGAGGATGGTGCAGTTGCCAAGGATGGCCACTAGGTACATGAGGCAAATGGGGACAGAGATCCAAACGTGAACATGCTCCAGTCCTGGGATTCCAATTAGGAAGAAGGTGGCGATCTCAATTTTAGAGGAATTGAGAGTGTGCATGATGAATCAGTTGGAAAGTATTTATTCCCAGACCTGAAATGATACTATCAACATAAGTCTATTATGTTAATTTCCCTCCTTTCAGCACTTTTGtctgagacacaaagaaatgcaattttGAAACTCATATCAAGAAATGTAAGAATGAAGTCTTTCTTCTGAACAAGCTATTGATAATAGAGTCAGATAATGTTAATTGGTAAGGAGAAGCAGGAATATAGGAACTACCTTGACCAATCATGTTTCTCCATAAAgtcctcaaaacaaacaaacaaacaaacaaacaaacaccccacCCACATAAGGAGCAGTGACCTGCAAACAAATTCTCCCTTTTTTATTAGGATTTGCACCTCCCCAACCCAAGCCAATGAAAAATTTTACATAGTTAGGCTGAACCATAGGATAACACTTTTAGCTTGGCCCAGAGTGAgcctagaattaaaaaaacaaaaaacaaaaaactggaaacagttgGAAGTAGATTTTAAGAGAAGAGATACTAAGTGGTTTCTCCAATTTCTATAGTCCTTTCTTCCAAATGTTTTTCAGGCCAGGGACTTGAGCTTCTAAAGCTGACATTACTCACAAGCTCTCCACCAGAAGAGGTacaaagaaaggacagaaaataggTCGTGTGT
This DNA window, taken from Lutra lutra chromosome 10, mLutLut1.2, whole genome shotgun sequence, encodes the following:
- the LOC125110295 gene encoding olfactory receptor 51T1, with translation MVIFNNTTSSSPDVLFTAFPGLELAHVWISIPVCCLYIIALLGNSMILLVIIIEKSLHKPMYYFLSMLSTVDLCLTISTLPTVLGVLWFHTREISLKACLIQMFFVHGFSILESSVLVAMAFDRFMAICNPLKYAIVFTDMIILLIGLVICLRQVVFTFPMVLALKNVSFHAGKELSHPFCYHPDMIKYTYSNPWISNFLGMFLQLYLTGTGLLFILFSYVLILRTILSIVAPKKQQKALSTCVCHICAVTVFYVPMISLPFTYCLLSSTPRVVCSILANVYLLLPSVLNPIIYSLKTKMIRQAILQLLQFKGSQGPSVRGLRGWWD
- the LOC125079598 gene encoding olfactory receptor 51A7-like translates to MHTLNSSKIEIATFFLIGIPGLEHVHVWISVPICLMYLVAILGNCTILFVIRTEPSLHAPMCYFLSMLAVSDLGLSLSSLRTMLRIFVFSATGISPNACFAQEFFIHGFTDMESSVLLVMSFDRFLAIRNPLRYSSILTNARVAKMGLVFLVKSMLLVLPFPFTIKKLTYRRRSLLSHSYCLHQDVMKLACSNNTVNFFYGFFVALCMMSDSVFIAVSYIFIPKTVMGIGSHKERLKALNTCVSHICAVLIFYVPIIALASMHRFGKHKYPVAMVLIADIFLLVPPLMNPIVYCVKTQQIREKVWGKLGLK